The Methanoplanus sp. FWC-SCC4 genome has a window encoding:
- a CDS encoding glutamate--tRNA ligase gives MSVDPREFFYIHALQNAVQHNSVPKAGTVLGMLMGNYPEFRPQAKEMSAILGDVLKEVMALSPEERVSKLKELAPELLEQKKEKKEKVRGLRDLKNVGENGVVMRFAPNPSGPLHLGHARAAYLNDYYVRKYGGRYVLRIEDTDPRRVEPENYGLLLEDAAWMDLKITETVYQSDRFEIYYEHGRKLIEQGSAYICTCDSESFRELKNSKKTCPCRSNSVEKNLKLWEDMLAGKYPEGTITVRLKTEIDHPDPAMRDFSIFRVVDTPPHPKIDAKVYPMMNLSVVVDDHLLGITHVIRGKDHIANTRRQGYIYEYFGWKQPEYLHYGRMSIGDVVLSTSAMKEGIKTKKYTGWDDIHLGTLKAIARRGIRPEAVRNITIDIGVGQSDIKFSWENLFAENKQIVDPESNRYFFVPNPVKCAVEDAPECTATIPKHPNDESKGVRHLEFKGSLVASKDDLQGCSFVRFKDLFNATIIPEGDSFRVIYAGTSLDEAREKKAPIIQWLPVNEGIRCNLLSPEGLIEGLCESSVISEESEIVQFERVGFARIDSVKESLITAYFAHR, from the coding sequence ATGTCTGTGGACCCAAGAGAATTCTTCTACATTCACGCACTGCAAAACGCAGTGCAGCATAACAGTGTTCCAAAGGCAGGCACTGTTTTAGGAATGCTTATGGGAAATTATCCCGAGTTTCGCCCTCAGGCAAAAGAAATGTCTGCAATTCTTGGCGATGTCCTAAAAGAAGTTATGGCATTATCTCCTGAAGAGAGGGTGTCAAAATTAAAAGAGCTTGCTCCCGAACTCCTTGAACAGAAAAAAGAGAAAAAGGAGAAGGTAAGAGGTCTTCGTGATCTAAAGAATGTCGGTGAAAACGGGGTTGTGATGCGTTTTGCACCAAACCCGAGCGGTCCCCTCCATCTTGGTCATGCCCGTGCGGCGTATCTTAATGATTATTATGTCAGAAAATACGGCGGAAGGTATGTTTTAAGGATAGAGGATACTGATCCAAGAAGGGTTGAGCCTGAAAATTACGGGCTTCTCCTCGAGGACGCTGCCTGGATGGATCTAAAAATCACTGAAACCGTATATCAGAGCGATCGCTTTGAAATATACTATGAGCATGGCAGAAAGCTGATTGAACAGGGCAGTGCTTATATTTGCACCTGTGATTCGGAATCCTTCAGGGAATTGAAGAACAGCAAGAAAACCTGTCCGTGCCGCAGTAATTCGGTTGAGAAAAACCTGAAACTCTGGGAAGATATGCTTGCAGGCAAATATCCCGAGGGGACGATAACCGTACGGTTAAAAACGGAGATCGATCATCCTGATCCTGCAATGCGTGATTTCTCAATATTCAGGGTTGTCGACACTCCTCCGCATCCCAAGATTGATGCGAAGGTTTACCCGATGATGAACCTCTCTGTTGTGGTTGATGACCATCTTCTTGGAATAACACATGTCATAAGAGGAAAGGATCACATTGCAAATACACGCCGTCAGGGATATATATATGAATACTTTGGCTGGAAACAGCCCGAATATCTCCATTACGGAAGAATGTCAATTGGCGATGTGGTATTGTCCACCTCTGCAATGAAAGAGGGTATAAAGACCAAAAAGTACACAGGATGGGACGACATTCATCTTGGAACCCTTAAGGCAATAGCAAGAAGGGGAATTAGACCTGAGGCTGTCAGAAACATTACGATTGACATCGGTGTAGGTCAGTCTGATATAAAGTTCTCATGGGAAAATCTCTTTGCTGAAAATAAGCAGATTGTGGATCCTGAATCAAACCGTTATTTCTTTGTGCCAAATCCGGTGAAGTGTGCAGTTGAGGATGCACCGGAATGCACTGCAACGATTCCAAAGCATCCTAACGATGAATCAAAGGGAGTCCGCCATCTTGAATTCAAAGGTTCTCTTGTTGCTTCAAAAGATGATCTTCAGGGCTGTTCTTTTGTAAGGTTCAAGGATCTTTTCAATGCGACAATTATTCCTGAAGGTGACTCTTTCCGGGTAATTTACGCAGGAACATCGCTTGATGAGGCAAGAGAAAAGAAAGCGCCGATCATTCAGTGGCTTCCGGTAAATGAGGGTATACGCTGCAATCTCTTAAGCCCCGAAGGTTTGATCGAAGGTCTTTGTGAAAGCAGTGTCATCAGTGAAGAGTCAGAGATAGTGCAGTTTGAGCGTGTGGGATTTGCACGTATTGATTCAGTTAAAGAATCTCTGATCACTGCTTATTTTGCACATCGATAA
- a CDS encoding polyprenyl synthetase family protein, whose amino-acid sequence MILEEFLKKNAEEIDMELYNLFGAVSGELNKASAHLLLAGGKRLRPAVVMLAAEIIRKGSSRDILPAALALEVTHTFTLVHDDIMDGDSVRRGEPTVHCKWDEPTAILAGDVLYAEAFELISKTIAHDSAKIKSVEILARTCVEICQGQHEDMTFEVRDDVDSYEYIDMVGKKTGKLYAASAAIGGILAGCSLKQMSALYDWGYHSGIAFQIQDDFIDLMASSEKSGKDRASDLREGKQTLVAIKAKEAGVDLSGYRKENLTDEEIEEAISKLNKAGVIKEVEDIAMEHVKHAKDMLIILPECEERKLLSDITDYFITRGF is encoded by the coding sequence ATGATACTGGAAGAATTTCTTAAAAAAAATGCTGAAGAAATTGATATGGAACTGTACAACCTCTTTGGAGCAGTATCCGGAGAGTTGAACAAGGCAAGTGCGCATCTTCTCCTTGCAGGAGGCAAAAGGCTGAGACCTGCTGTGGTAATGCTGGCGGCAGAGATTATCAGAAAGGGAAGCTCAAGAGATATACTTCCCGCAGCCCTTGCTCTTGAGGTAACACACACTTTCACACTTGTTCATGACGATATAATGGACGGTGACTCCGTACGCCGTGGAGAGCCTACCGTTCACTGCAAGTGGGACGAACCGACAGCCATTCTTGCCGGAGATGTACTTTATGCAGAGGCATTTGAGCTTATATCAAAGACAATTGCCCATGACAGCGCCAAAATAAAAAGTGTTGAAATTCTTGCAAGAACATGTGTTGAGATCTGCCAGGGTCAGCATGAGGACATGACATTTGAAGTGCGTGACGATGTTGATTCCTATGAGTATATTGACATGGTCGGAAAAAAGACCGGCAAGCTCTATGCTGCATCGGCGGCAATTGGCGGAATACTTGCAGGCTGTTCACTCAAACAGATGTCAGCACTCTATGACTGGGGTTACCACAGCGGTATTGCATTCCAGATTCAGGATGATTTCATTGATCTTATGGCATCGTCTGAGAAGAGCGGAAAAGACCGTGCATCCGATTTGCGTGAGGGCAAGCAGACTCTTGTTGCAATAAAGGCAAAGGAAGCCGGTGTTGATCTTTCAGGTTACCGTAAGGAAAACCTGACCGATGAAGAGATCGAAGAGGCAATTTCAAAGCTGAACAAGGCCGGTGTAATCAAAGAGGTGGAGGATATTGCAATGGAGCATGTGAAGCATGCAAAAGATATGCTTATAATTCTGCCTGAGTGCGAGGAGAGAAAACTCCTCAGTGACATAACTGATTATTTCATCACAAGAGGCTTTTAA
- a CDS encoding RNase J family beta-CASP ribonuclease, which yields MDVEIIAVGGYNEVGRNMTAVRCGKEIVIFDMGLRLDQIMIHEDAEVENMHSLDLIEMKAIPDDTIMNTVEGSVKAIVCTHGHLDHIGAIPKLAHRYNAPIIGTPYTAKLIEQQIEGEKKFGVTNKVFPLRAGKKYRYEISKNLSLEFVNVQHSIIDTAMAVLHTPAGVIVYANDFKLDRTPVLGNPPDFERMRELGKEGVLALIIESTNVRLPGRCPSERIAQRLVRDVMTSYEDDKSAMMVSTFSSHIARVKTIAECAHEIGRKPVLLGRSMERYASTAEQLKMVGFPETVSMFGNRKTVDRTFKRIMKEGKDKYVPIVTGHQGEPGAILTRLAAGNTPYRIDKGDKILYSAKVIPNPMNFGQRHHQEILLKMKGARIFDGLHVSGHAQREDHYEVLHLLNPQHIIPSHGDIDMTGDYVKFAGECGYTLNNDIHLLRNGMRVCVTK from the coding sequence ATGGATGTAGAAATAATTGCCGTAGGCGGTTATAATGAAGTCGGCAGAAATATGACTGCTGTACGCTGCGGCAAGGAAATAGTAATATTTGATATGGGTCTTCGTCTGGACCAGATAATGATCCATGAGGATGCAGAAGTCGAAAATATGCATTCTCTTGATCTTATCGAGATGAAGGCAATCCCTGACGACACAATAATGAATACTGTTGAGGGAAGCGTAAAGGCAATTGTCTGCACCCACGGTCACCTGGATCACATAGGTGCAATCCCAAAACTTGCACACCGTTACAATGCCCCGATCATCGGGACACCCTACACTGCAAAACTCATTGAACAGCAGATTGAAGGTGAAAAGAAATTCGGTGTAACAAATAAGGTTTTCCCGCTAAGAGCCGGCAAAAAATACCGCTATGAGATATCAAAGAATCTGAGTCTTGAATTTGTAAATGTCCAGCATTCAATAATTGACACGGCAATGGCTGTATTGCACACTCCTGCCGGAGTTATTGTATATGCCAACGATTTCAAACTCGACAGAACCCCTGTTCTTGGGAACCCTCCTGACTTTGAGCGTATGCGTGAACTTGGAAAAGAAGGTGTTCTGGCTCTTATTATTGAAAGTACAAATGTAAGACTCCCCGGAAGATGTCCGAGCGAGAGAATTGCACAGAGACTTGTCCGTGATGTCATGACAAGCTACGAGGACGACAAGAGTGCAATGATGGTCAGCACCTTCTCTTCCCATATCGCAAGGGTAAAGACAATTGCGGAATGTGCACATGAAATCGGCAGAAAACCCGTTCTTCTCGGAAGATCAATGGAGCGTTATGCTTCAACCGCAGAACAGCTGAAGATGGTTGGATTCCCTGAAACAGTCTCGATGTTTGGCAACCGTAAAACCGTTGACCGTACATTCAAGCGTATAATGAAAGAAGGAAAGGACAAATATGTCCCGATTGTAACCGGTCACCAGGGAGAACCCGGAGCCATTCTCACAAGACTTGCCGCAGGAAACACTCCTTACAGAATTGACAAAGGCGATAAGATTCTGTACAGCGCCAAGGTAATTCCTAATCCAATGAACTTTGGTCAGCGTCATCATCAGGAGATTCTTCTGAAAATGAAAGGAGCACGTATTTTTGACGGTCTGCACGTTAGTGGTCACGCCCAGCGTGAAGATCATTACGAAGTTTTGCATCTCTTAAATCCGCAGCATATTATCCCTTCACACGGAGATATTGATATGACAGGTGATTATGTCAAGTTTGCAGGGGAATGCGGATATACCCTGAATAATGATATCCATCTCCTGAGAAACGGTATGAGAGTCTGTGTTACAAAGTGA